The following proteins are encoded in a genomic region of Mahella australiensis 50-1 BON:
- a CDS encoding extracellular solute-binding protein has protein sequence MGKKWIAWSLALVLLLSFTLVGCMPEGADESDKQQPEQSETADAGTTEGDTQVDPFGKYPEPIEITACRVKTSWMGFDEGKDENNNWWSETYLDQLNIKLNVVWTAPNWGEPLETKITTCIATDDLPDLMPVYGSLAQRISMAGKAMDVKDVVDKWASPLVKEYLNYADGRALTSAMYDGKMIGIPNPGALDGTYNVVWYRSDWLKKLNLQPPKSLEDIENIARAFRDNDPDGNGKKDTYGIAADKNFGGLKFVKGMFGARDGWIEKDGKLEYGLIQPEIKPALARMHEWYKEGILARDFATKDPNNELQADIAAGKVGLMLDGTHLPNGGAGRALKKNNPDADVEWSLIPTANDPNQPAKQYATSRANDFNVISYKCKHPEAIMKMINLKTAIFEPENKPDFLKDVTSAVWDTSPGGNMEFWNAVVSFDNIGKNYKVAEMVNKEIAEGGDGSDLPVDAKTMFEQMNSWIKEGTKSPNFDVNWAMYKLFNAENGSDLITHKMATAEPDKYWYYDAFGGLDTPAMAKYGSDIATKSQEYFIKAVMEGNVDENFDAWVKYFHNNGGDLMTQEANEWYQKSKNQ, from the coding sequence ATGGGAAAGAAATGGATTGCCTGGTCTTTAGCTCTGGTATTGCTTTTGAGCTTTACACTTGTCGGGTGTATGCCTGAGGGCGCTGATGAAAGCGATAAACAGCAGCCCGAGCAAAGCGAGACGGCGGATGCGGGAACAACAGAAGGTGATACGCAAGTAGATCCATTCGGCAAGTATCCAGAGCCGATCGAGATCACGGCGTGCAGGGTTAAGACATCATGGATGGGCTTTGATGAGGGAAAGGATGAAAACAACAATTGGTGGAGTGAAACATATCTGGATCAACTCAATATAAAACTTAATGTAGTATGGACGGCTCCCAACTGGGGAGAACCTTTGGAAACCAAGATAACAACGTGCATAGCCACCGATGATTTGCCCGATCTTATGCCTGTGTATGGTTCGTTAGCGCAGAGAATATCTATGGCCGGCAAGGCTATGGATGTAAAGGACGTGGTAGATAAATGGGCGTCGCCGCTGGTGAAGGAGTATCTAAATTATGCGGACGGTCGTGCTCTTACGAGTGCCATGTATGATGGTAAAATGATAGGCATACCTAACCCGGGCGCTTTGGACGGTACTTATAATGTGGTATGGTATAGAAGTGACTGGCTTAAAAAGCTGAATTTGCAGCCGCCTAAATCATTGGAGGATATAGAAAATATAGCCCGTGCTTTTAGAGACAATGATCCGGATGGCAACGGTAAAAAAGATACTTATGGTATAGCGGCTGATAAAAATTTCGGCGGTTTGAAATTTGTAAAAGGTATGTTTGGAGCGCGTGATGGCTGGATAGAAAAGGATGGCAAGCTGGAATACGGGCTAATACAGCCGGAGATTAAACCCGCTTTAGCTAGGATGCATGAATGGTATAAAGAGGGGATACTGGCGAGGGACTTCGCTACTAAAGATCCAAACAATGAATTGCAGGCAGACATAGCTGCAGGCAAAGTGGGTTTAATGCTCGATGGCACGCATTTGCCGAACGGAGGAGCGGGCAGGGCATTGAAGAAAAATAATCCCGACGCCGATGTAGAGTGGTCACTGATACCCACGGCGAACGATCCAAATCAGCCTGCCAAGCAATATGCGACCAGCAGGGCCAATGACTTCAACGTGATAAGCTATAAATGCAAACATCCGGAAGCCATCATGAAGATGATAAATCTTAAAACGGCTATATTCGAGCCTGAAAACAAGCCCGACTTCTTAAAGGATGTTACGAGCGCTGTATGGGATACCTCTCCCGGCGGCAATATGGAATTCTGGAATGCTGTCGTGAGCTTTGATAATATAGGCAAAAATTACAAGGTGGCCGAAATGGTCAATAAAGAGATAGCCGAAGGCGGCGATGGCTCGGATCTTCCTGTAGATGCTAAGACTATGTTCGAGCAGATGAATAGTTGGATAAAAGAAGGCACCAAGTCGCCCAACTTCGATGTCAACTGGGCCATGTATAAGCTGTTTAATGCTGAGAATGGCTCGGATCTCATAACGCATAAGATGGCTACCGCAGAACCCGATAAATATTGGTATTATGATGCTTTCGGCGGCCTCGACACGCCGGCTATGGCTAAGTATGGCAGCGATATAGCTACAAAATCTCAGGAGTACTTTATAAAAGCCGTTATGGAAGGCAATGTGGATGAGAACTTCGATGCCTGGGTCAAATACTTCCATAATAACGGCGGAGATCTTATGACGCAAGAAGCCAACGAATGGTATCAGAAAAGCAAAAATCAGTAG
- a CDS encoding MurR/RpiR family transcriptional regulator codes for MPLDIDSITAESIPHNCLVRLQSVYDSLKNAEKKAADLLLKQPDFISHATITEAAQRAGCSEATLVRLSKKLGYAGYPELKAHLLQTESSDPVHLYENIEVNDDDSTIVSKVFQSSIQALTDTLNVLDKKQYGLAVEALCNAQKIMLCGTGDAAAVAQSGYQKFYRAGLNVHVSADPDVQLIAASQLARGDVFIAISHSGRTKTVVDAAKYAKISQATIICITNYPISPLAKNADIVLQTAAFAEYVKGEVMSKRLAELCVLESLYVNILLRQSDKLGYNLDKANLAVEINKL; via the coding sequence ATGCCTCTAGATATCGATTCGATTACGGCGGAAAGTATACCTCATAATTGTTTGGTCAGATTACAGTCCGTATATGACTCGCTTAAAAATGCCGAAAAAAAAGCTGCCGATCTGCTGTTGAAACAGCCTGATTTCATATCCCACGCTACCATAACAGAAGCGGCGCAACGCGCGGGATGCAGCGAAGCGACATTAGTGCGACTGTCTAAGAAGCTTGGTTATGCCGGTTATCCGGAGCTTAAAGCTCATTTACTTCAAACAGAAAGCTCAGACCCGGTACATCTGTATGAGAATATAGAAGTAAACGATGATGACAGCACCATAGTATCGAAGGTTTTCCAATCGTCGATACAGGCCTTAACAGATACGCTAAATGTATTGGACAAAAAGCAATATGGTTTGGCTGTAGAGGCTTTATGCAACGCGCAAAAGATCATGTTATGCGGAACCGGAGACGCCGCCGCTGTGGCACAGTCCGGATATCAAAAATTTTACAGAGCTGGCCTTAATGTGCATGTGTCAGCCGATCCCGATGTCCAGCTTATAGCGGCTTCGCAGCTGGCTAGAGGCGATGTGTTTATAGCGATATCTCATTCGGGGAGAACTAAAACTGTTGTGGATGCGGCAAAATATGCTAAAATATCCCAAGCTACTATAATATGTATAACCAATTATCCCATATCACCGCTGGCCAAAAACGCTGACATAGTGCTGCAGACCGCTGCTTTCGCGGAATATGTGAAAGGAGAGGTTATGTCCAAGCGCTTGGCAGAACTGTGTGTGCTGGAAAGCTTATATGTGAATATTTTGCTCAGGCAAAGCGATAAGCTGGGATATAATCTCGATAAGGCCAATCTAGCAGTTGAAATAAATAAATTATGA
- a CDS encoding response regulator transcription factor, with product MYNLLIVDDEAIIADYIADIFINSDMLGESLLNVMKSTSAFEALDVMRNRNVDIVLSDVSMPGMNGIDLLRKIKELWPDTKVVLMSGYDEFEYIQAAMRYDSIDYVLKAEGEEQFIVSVKKAVNALDDEIKNSEIVRRAAQNLKLIKSVFIENLLTDILDGHQYEENELLSRFSEVEIPLSPAKPVFIIIGKPASSSTTVISHDKLYKTKILIEEYFKESMCCTSLLYERRLLWLLQPLEEDVSVWNQSITKLIGRLDSIQKMCAEMLDINISFSVAQYPVQWHDLAHAFRELDISMAASPFIDNSVITISQICSESNCNDKEAISKAYLAIKRIASLEVHLSDGNRGEFFNMFDDIMAALKKLPPGYNSIKQQAIFSLTSHFLSVINKMNNADGDLILKVPSEAQSWDEVESYFSDIADKLFKKKEESGCAGTNEILDFVNNYATEHIDEDLSLSRFAEMLHYHPFYLSRLFKQITGMTFSNYIAEIKMNRAKEMLMRNEIKIADIALTLGFDNASYFTRFFKRHMNMSPQEYRSGVQALT from the coding sequence ATGTACAACTTGCTGATAGTAGATGACGAGGCTATAATAGCCGATTATATAGCTGACATCTTTATAAATTCGGATATGCTAGGTGAGAGTTTGCTGAATGTTATGAAATCGACATCGGCGTTCGAAGCTTTAGATGTAATGAGAAATAGAAATGTAGATATAGTGCTGAGCGATGTAAGTATGCCAGGTATGAACGGCATAGACCTTTTAAGGAAGATAAAAGAGCTTTGGCCTGATACTAAAGTGGTTTTGATGTCCGGTTACGATGAATTTGAATACATCCAGGCTGCAATGCGATATGATAGCATAGACTATGTGCTGAAAGCCGAGGGCGAAGAGCAATTTATAGTCTCTGTGAAAAAAGCCGTGAACGCTTTGGATGACGAGATAAAAAACAGCGAGATTGTTCGACGTGCGGCTCAAAACTTAAAGCTGATTAAATCTGTGTTTATCGAAAACCTTTTAACGGATATTCTGGATGGTCATCAATATGAAGAAAATGAACTATTATCGCGTTTTTCAGAGGTAGAAATTCCGCTTAGCCCTGCAAAGCCGGTTTTTATTATAATAGGTAAGCCTGCTTCTAGCAGTACCACTGTTATATCCCATGATAAATTATACAAAACCAAGATTTTGATAGAAGAGTACTTTAAGGAGAGCATGTGTTGCACGTCATTGCTTTATGAGAGAAGGCTTTTATGGCTTTTGCAGCCATTGGAAGAAGATGTGTCTGTCTGGAACCAATCCATAACCAAGCTTATCGGCAGGTTGGATAGCATACAGAAGATGTGCGCGGAAATGCTGGACATAAATATATCGTTTTCAGTTGCTCAATATCCGGTTCAATGGCATGATCTGGCACATGCATTCAGAGAATTAGATATCTCTATGGCTGCAAGTCCATTTATCGATAATAGCGTTATAACGATCAGTCAAATTTGCAGTGAAAGCAATTGTAATGATAAAGAAGCTATAAGCAAGGCGTATTTGGCTATTAAAAGAATAGCGTCGCTTGAAGTGCATCTATCCGATGGAAATCGCGGCGAATTTTTTAATATGTTTGATGATATTATGGCGGCGTTAAAAAAGCTTCCGCCAGGATATAACAGCATAAAACAGCAAGCCATTTTCAGCCTTACATCTCACTTTTTATCGGTTATAAACAAAATGAATAATGCCGACGGTGACTTGATTTTAAAAGTTCCTTCGGAAGCTCAAAGCTGGGATGAAGTAGAATCATATTTTTCGGATATAGCCGATAAATTGTTCAAGAAAAAAGAGGAAAGCGGCTGTGCGGGCACAAATGAAATACTGGATTTTGTAAATAATTATGCAACGGAACACATAGATGAGGATCTATCTCTTAGCCGTTTTGCAGAGATGCTCCACTATCACCCGTTCTATTTATCCAGGTTATTTAAACAGATTACAGGAATGACATTTTCCAATTATATTGCCGAAATTAAAATGAATAGGGCAAAGGAGATGCTGATGCGTAATGAAATCAAGATTGCAGACATCGCTTTGACTCTTGGATTCGATAACGCTTCATATTTTACGCGTTTTTTCAAAAGGCACATGAATATGTCTCCTCAGGAGTATAGAAGCGGTGTTCAAGCATTGACATAG
- a CDS encoding sensor histidine kinase has product MPSVHRLSVFWKVLLVFILLIFPMYMSGVYVVMKGQSSVRDELLKAAESKGKFYISSLESQLYNAMRLQLNVLNDADIATLNRSETSISPVDRVIMLNRVRDTLRNVANMNDYIEEITVYLPSQNIKVTTQTIMPIDMNEYNIFLKNTVVENLPFCNIDGCYYINMTPEFYSQTMPYRSDNMLLVSARISQKAISSSMVSIAGVEGGGSLLISDGRGLDISSGDVKDALRDAVAAWPFDGDIAREVDINDTGYQIFFSPSQFLHSALVIYMPESGFMQTLKSFSGWIWIISALTVLLVMVFSVWIRGMIAKPLEKLIAALRQVEDGVIDVQVDYGKNDEFGYIYKQFNHLVGQLKELISDVYRKELMLKDAEFKQLQYQINPHFLYNSLLVAKGLIEFGYNDAAVQLTGHLSGYYQYITKALPGDVKLEQEIEHIRNYTEVQNIRFQGRIKCEIQEADECIKNIRVPRLILQPIVENAYKHGLKNKLNGGLLRVSFCKEQNYVHITIEDNGEELTDQVLDEMRYELSQPECIEVAGTGIKNVNDRLRIRFGRDSGVKVGRSVLGGLKADIVIYTGDEQTVCTTC; this is encoded by the coding sequence ATGCCAAGCGTACATCGCTTGTCTGTTTTTTGGAAAGTATTGTTGGTGTTTATATTGCTGATATTTCCAATGTATATGTCCGGCGTGTACGTTGTTATGAAGGGGCAAAGCAGCGTGAGGGATGAGCTGCTGAAAGCTGCGGAATCCAAAGGTAAGTTTTATATATCATCTTTAGAATCTCAATTGTATAATGCTATGCGCCTTCAGCTCAATGTGCTCAACGATGCGGACATAGCCACGCTTAACAGGTCGGAAACCTCTATATCGCCGGTTGATAGAGTTATAATGTTAAACCGTGTCAGGGATACGCTGAGAAATGTTGCGAATATGAACGACTATATAGAAGAAATAACGGTGTATTTACCATCGCAAAACATAAAAGTGACAACGCAAACAATCATGCCTATCGACATGAATGAATACAACATATTTCTAAAAAATACCGTTGTCGAAAATTTGCCTTTTTGTAATATAGATGGATGTTATTATATTAATATGACACCGGAGTTTTACAGCCAAACTATGCCTTATAGATCTGACAATATGCTGTTGGTAAGCGCGCGTATATCACAAAAGGCTATTAGTTCCAGTATGGTCAGTATAGCGGGCGTAGAAGGAGGTGGCTCATTGCTGATAAGCGATGGCCGAGGATTGGATATATCATCGGGTGATGTAAAAGATGCATTAAGGGATGCGGTCGCTGCTTGGCCATTTGATGGAGATATCGCCCGTGAGGTTGATATAAACGACACAGGATATCAAATCTTTTTTAGCCCGTCACAATTTTTGCACAGCGCTCTTGTTATATATATGCCGGAGAGTGGATTTATGCAAACGCTTAAATCTTTTAGCGGCTGGATATGGATTATATCTGCCTTGACGGTGCTTCTGGTTATGGTGTTTAGTGTATGGATAAGGGGCATGATAGCTAAGCCGTTGGAGAAACTTATAGCTGCGCTTAGGCAGGTTGAGGACGGAGTCATCGATGTTCAAGTGGATTATGGGAAAAATGATGAATTCGGTTATATTTATAAGCAATTCAATCATTTGGTTGGCCAATTGAAAGAATTGATAAGCGACGTCTACAGAAAGGAATTGATGTTAAAAGATGCAGAGTTTAAGCAATTACAGTATCAAATAAACCCACATTTTCTGTATAACAGCTTATTGGTTGCAAAAGGCTTGATAGAATTTGGATATAATGATGCTGCCGTTCAACTGACAGGGCATTTGAGCGGCTATTATCAATATATTACAAAGGCTTTGCCGGGAGACGTGAAATTAGAACAGGAAATCGAGCATATAAGAAATTATACTGAGGTACAAAATATACGTTTTCAGGGACGGATCAAGTGTGAGATCCAGGAAGCGGATGAATGTATTAAAAATATTCGGGTTCCCAGGCTAATACTCCAGCCTATAGTGGAAAATGCTTATAAGCATGGTTTAAAAAATAAATTAAACGGCGGTTTGCTACGTGTATCATTTTGTAAAGAGCAGAATTATGTGCATATAACTATTGAAGACAACGGCGAAGAGCTGACCGATCAAGTACTGGATGAGATGCGTTATGAACTATCTCAGCCTGAATGTATAGAAGTAGCAGGTACTGGAATAAAGAATGTAAACGATAGGCTGCGTATACGCTTTGGCCGGGACAGCGGCGTTAAAGTGGGCAGAAGCGTTCTCGGAGGACTTAAAGCTGATATTGTTATTTATACAGGAGATGAACAAACGGTATGTACAACTTGCTGA
- a CDS encoding DUF4038 domain-containing protein, whose translation MSKIQIAPTKDYFIMNDKPFFYLADTVWSVFTNATLEEWGKYLDYRKTQGFNALQIDILPQWDASQSDIGVKPFELDENGQWDFFKPNGEYFGRAQSMIEMAVERGFMPALVVLWCNYVPDTWASKFNPAHIMPADAVKPYVEHIVYVFDRYDPVYIVSGDTDLDSDTACWYYATALDTIKALSQNALTTMHLGGGKVITDAFANNPNLDFYMYQSSHMLESQDLAYKLAEQFYAKEIKRPIVNGEPCYEGHAHGNRYGRFSPFEVRRAVWQSLLSGAKAGVTYGAHGIWSWHKKGKSFGSEGFSGTPFDWETALRFPGAWDIAFAKQIFEIYELFDLSPRQEAILNDTHEIRMSASSNKVVIYAPYNVDIRIAMNLEGYDWTLIELYTRKFAKPNVEVRDDISVIKMHDFNSDALFIGVK comes from the coding sequence GTGAGCAAAATTCAAATTGCACCTACCAAAGATTATTTTATAATGAACGATAAGCCTTTCTTCTATCTGGCGGATACGGTTTGGAGCGTTTTTACCAATGCTACGTTGGAAGAATGGGGCAAGTATTTGGATTATAGGAAAACTCAGGGTTTTAATGCGCTGCAAATCGATATTTTACCTCAGTGGGATGCCAGTCAATCCGATATAGGAGTGAAGCCATTTGAATTGGACGAGAATGGTCAATGGGATTTTTTCAAGCCGAATGGAGAGTATTTCGGCAGGGCTCAATCCATGATAGAAATGGCAGTTGAACGTGGATTTATGCCCGCCCTAGTGGTGCTATGGTGTAACTATGTGCCGGATACATGGGCCTCCAAATTCAATCCGGCGCATATCATGCCCGCAGATGCCGTAAAGCCATATGTCGAACATATAGTGTATGTATTTGACCGTTACGATCCGGTATATATTGTAAGCGGCGATACCGATTTGGATTCTGATACGGCGTGTTGGTATTATGCAACAGCGCTTGATACCATAAAAGCGTTAAGCCAGAATGCATTGACCACCATGCACTTGGGTGGAGGGAAGGTAATAACCGATGCATTTGCAAATAACCCGAATCTGGACTTTTATATGTATCAGTCCAGCCATATGCTGGAGAGCCAGGATCTAGCATATAAATTGGCCGAACAATTCTATGCCAAAGAAATAAAACGCCCTATAGTCAACGGGGAACCATGTTACGAGGGCCATGCTCATGGAAACCGGTACGGCAGATTTTCACCCTTTGAAGTGCGCAGAGCTGTATGGCAGAGCTTGCTATCCGGCGCTAAAGCAGGCGTTACTTATGGCGCACATGGTATATGGTCATGGCATAAGAAAGGCAAATCGTTCGGTAGCGAGGGTTTTTCTGGGACGCCTTTTGATTGGGAGACGGCTTTGCGCTTCCCAGGGGCATGGGATATAGCTTTTGCTAAACAGATTTTTGAAATATATGAGCTGTTCGATTTAAGCCCAAGACAAGAAGCTATATTGAACGATACACACGAGATAAGAATGTCGGCTTCTTCCAATAAAGTTGTTATATATGCGCCATATAATGTAGATATAAGGATAGCAATGAATTTGGAAGGGTATGATTGGACGCTAATAGAGCTTTATACCAGGAAGTTTGCTAAACCGAATGTAGAAGTTCGAGACGATATATCTGTTATAAAGATGCACGATTTTAACTCGGATGCTCTGTTTATAGGAGTGAAATAA